A window of Streptomyces profundus genomic DNA:
GACCGGCTCGGTGGGCGAGACCAGCAGATGTGACTGCCCGACCGGGTAGGTCACCGAGTGGGTCCAGCGGTGCCCGTCGTACTCGCGGTGGCTCTGGTAGCTGAACCAGTTGCGCTGCTCGGCCGGCCGCGGGGTGCGGATCTCCACCGGGGTGACCTCCCGCAGGTCGAGGGTGACCTCGGTGTCCTCGGTGATCTCCACCTCGGGCCGGTAGACGGCGCGCAGTTGGGGCAGCCCGTCCTCGGGGTCCCTGGTCGAGGAGGAGGTCTGGACGAAGGCGTAGCTGCCCTCCTCCACCTCGGCGGTCGCCGGGCCGTTGGTATCGGGGACGACGAAGCCCTCGGGGCTCCAGATCATCGGCCAGTGCCGGGTGCTGATCTCGCCGTCGGGCAGGATCACGGTCGGCGTGAGCGTGTGGGTCGGCCCGTTGACGACCAGGCTGACGGTGGTGCGGACGGTGTGCGTCCCGTCCTCCGTGGTGGCCGCCAGGCTGCCGTAGTAGCGACCGCGCTCGGCCGCCTCCGGATCGGGGGTGAGGGTGACCGAGCTGGTCTCCCCGGGGGCGACCGTCACGGATTCGGCGCTCAACGCGACGGCCCCGGCGGGGAGTTCCCGGCCGCCCGTGGTGGCCAACGTCAGGTCGAGGGCGAGGGTGACGGGCTCGTCCGTGGTGTTGGTGTGGTGGACGGTGACCGGTTCCGCCGGGTTCTCCTGGCCGGTGGTGAAGGGGCCGACGGCCACGGTCCCGGTGGCGGTCAGGCCGCCGGTGGCCGTGGCCAGGTCGATGCGGCCACCGCCCTGTTCGGTGATCGCGAGCCCCTCGGCCGGCAGCGCGGTGGAGATCAGCGCGTCCTTCAGCCGGGGCGCGCTCCACTCCGGGTGTGCCTGCGCCAACAGCGCGGCGGCGCCGGCCACATGGGGGCTGGCCATGGAGGTGCCGGAGGCGGCGGTGTGCCGCGCGTCCACCGGGCTGCCCATCGTGGTGCCGGAGGCGCGGGCCGCGACGATGCCCACGCCGGGGGCGGTGACATCGGGTTTGACGGCGCCGTCGCCGAACCGCGGGCCCCTGCTGGAGAACGGTGCGAGGAGCTCGTCCCGGTCCACGGCGCCCACGGTGAGGGCGGCGTCGGCGACGCCGGGCGAGCCCACGGTGCGGGGGCCGCTCTCGCCCCGGTTGCCGGCCGAGACCACGAAGAGGGTGTCGGTCTCGGCGGAGAGCGCGTTGAGCGCCAGGCTCATCGAGTCGGTGCCGTCGCTGACGATGTCCGCGCCCAGGCTCATGTTGACCACGTCGGCGCCCTGTTCGGCGGCCCACTCCATGCCGGCGATCACCTGCGACTCGGAGCCGGTCCCGCTGTCGCCCAGCACCTTGCCGACCAGGAGGTCCGCCTCGGGTGCCACGCCCTGGCGGGCGCCGTCCGAGGCGGCGCCGCTGCCGCCGACGGTCGCGGCGACATGGGTGCCGTGGCCGTGCGCGTCATGGGTGCCGCCGCTGCCGGAGAAGTCCTCGGCGGCCGTGATCCGGCCGGCCAGATCGGGGTGTTCGGCGTCCGCGCCGGTGTCCAGCACGGCGACGCTGACGCCGGCGCCGCGCAGCCCCGAGTCCCAGGCGGCGCCGGTGTTGATCTGGTCGACGCTGCGGTCCAGATCCGCCGTGACCAGGCCGTCCAGCAGGACCCGGGGCAGGGCGCCGGCCTCGGCGATGGAGGGCTGTTCGTCCTCGGGGAGGAGCTCGGCCCAGAAGTCGCCCAGTCGTTCCTGGGGGATGCGCACCGACTGGGCGTCGATGCTCTCCAGGGTGAACGAGGGGGCCGAGTCCTCATGGAGGGTGGTCAGTTCGGCGGCGGCCGAGGCGGAGACGCCCTCGGGGCGGATCACCAGCAGCGGCAGCGTCTCGGTCCGCGCCGTGTCGAGACCCTGCTCGATCAGCGAGCCGACCTGGAACAGCCGCTGGTCCAGGGTGCCGGCGGCGACCAGCGGCCAGGCGTCGGCCGGGAGTACGGTCAGCTCGCCGTCCAACTCCATGGTGTGGAAGGCGATGTCGTCCCGGCCGGGCGCGGGTTCGATCTGGGCGACCTGCCGGCCGCCCTCGACATCTGTCACGGTCACCGCGTCGCCGGTGACCAGCCGCACCGTGTGGCCGCCGGCCGGCGGCCCGGCTCCCCCGGCGCCGGACAGCGGGCCGCCCGGGTCGGCGGGTTCGGCGGCGGCGGGTCCCGCCGTGCCCGCGGCGAGCAGAAGTCCCATGGCTAGCGCCGCCGTTCGGCGGATCGACCATCTCATCAGCGTTATGCCCTCTCTCTTCGTGCGACCCCCTGCTCGTACGCGCGTCCCGCTCCAGAATCAGGCCGCTCAGGCGGCGTGTCACCCAATCCATCTGTCGCGATGGCGACATGTCAGCACTGCGCCAACGCGGGCGAAATTCGGCCACATGGGATGATGGCCAGGACGGCGGGCGGGGGCGCGCGGTGGCTCGACTCCGCCGGGTGGGAGGCACGAATGCTGGACGCGGCGGGACTCTCGGTGGACGAGGAGGCCGTCTACCGCCTGTTGGTGACGGTGTGGTCGGCCACCGCGGACGAGGTCGCCGGGCGCGTCGGACGCCCGGTCGGCGAGGCGGCCGAGGTGTTGGCCCTGCTGGAGCGCCGGGGGTTGGCGCACCGCGTCGAGCATCCCGCCGGGGCCTACTCGGCCAGCCCGCCCGATGTCGCCCTGCTGCCGGAACTCCAGCGCAGGTCCGTCGCGTTGGACCGGGCGCGGGCCGCCGTCACGGATCTGCTGGACACCTACCGCGACACGCTGCGCCGGCACGACCCGGGCCAGCTGATCGAGGTGGTGACGGGCGCCGAGGCGCTGCGGAGGCGCATCCACCAGGTGCAGAGCGACGCGCGCCACGAGATGCTCTGGTTCTGCAAGGCGCAGTATGTGGCGATGTCGTCGGAGAGCAACACGACGGAGTTCGAGGCGCTGGCGCGCGGGGTGCGGTACCGGGTGCTCTACGAGCGGGCGTACTTCGACGGCGCAGGCGCGGTGGACAGCCTGGTCGCGGGGGTACGCGCGGGCGAGGAGGCGCGTTCGGTGCCGGCGCTGCCGCTGCGGATGGCCATCGCCGACCGGGAGTTGGCGATCTGCCCGCTGGTGCCCGGCGGCCCGCAGGGCAGCCCCGAGCAGCCGACGGCCGCGGTGGTCAGGGGCAGCAGCCTGCTTGAGGCGCTGCTCGCGCTCTTCGAACGCTCCTGGGAGCACGGTGTCCCGCTGCGGGTCGACGCCTCGGGCGCGCTCCGCGGGACCACGGACGACGCGGACGGGGAGCGTCTTTCGGCCAGTGACCGGCATCTGCTGTCGCTACTGGTCGCCGGGGTCACGGACAAGGCCATCGCCAGCCAGCTGCGGCTCAGCCAGCGGACGGTGCAGCGGCGGGTACAGGGCCTGATGGTGGTGACGGGGGCCGCGACGAGGATGCAACTGGCCTGGCTGGCGGCCCGCAAGGGCCTGATCTGAGCACCGGCCTCAGGCGCCGGCCAGCCCGTGGCGGATGGCGAAGATCGCCAGTCGGACCCGGGTGGGGCTGGCGGTCTTCCGCATCAGGCTGCCGATATGGGTCTTCACCGTGGTCAGCCCCACATGCATCCGGGCGGCGATCTCCGCGTTGCTCAACCCGGCGCCCACACAGGCCAGCACCTGCCGCTCCCGCTCGGTCAGCGCCGGTGGCCTCGCGGGCGGGCGCTCGGCGCGCCACGCGGTGGTGGCCTGGGCCACCACCCGGGCCAGCACGGCGCCGCTGAACGGGCTGCCGCCGGCCGCCGCCTGGCGGATCGCGTCGAGCAGCTCGTTGGGGGCGGCGTCCTTGGCCAGGAAGCCGCAGACGCCGG
This region includes:
- a CDS encoding S8 family serine peptidase, which gives rise to MGLLLAAGTAGPAAAEPADPGGPLSGAGGAGPPAGGHTVRLVTGDAVTVTDVEGGRQVAQIEPAPGRDDIAFHTMELDGELTVLPADAWPLVAAGTLDQRLFQVGSLIEQGLDTARTETLPLLVIRPEGVSASAAAELTTLHEDSAPSFTLESIDAQSVRIPQERLGDFWAELLPEDEQPSIAEAGALPRVLLDGLVTADLDRSVDQINTGAAWDSGLRGAGVSVAVLDTGADAEHPDLAGRITAAEDFSGSGGTHDAHGHGTHVAATVGGSGAASDGARQGVAPEADLLVGKVLGDSGTGSESQVIAGMEWAAEQGADVVNMSLGADIVSDGTDSMSLALNALSAETDTLFVVSAGNRGESGPRTVGSPGVADAALTVGAVDRDELLAPFSSRGPRFGDGAVKPDVTAPGVGIVAARASGTTMGSPVDARHTAASGTSMASPHVAGAAALLAQAHPEWSAPRLKDALISTALPAEGLAITEQGGGRIDLATATGGLTATGTVAVGPFTTGQENPAEPVTVHHTNTTDEPVTLALDLTLATTGGRELPAGAVALSAESVTVAPGETSSVTLTPDPEAAERGRYYGSLAATTEDGTHTVRTTVSLVVNGPTHTLTPTVILPDGEISTRHWPMIWSPEGFVVPDTNGPATAEVEEGSYAFVQTSSSTRDPEDGLPQLRAVYRPEVEITEDTEVTLDLREVTPVEIRTPRPAEQRNWFSYQSHREYDGHRWTHSVTYPVGQSHLLVSPTEPVDEGSFEFASRWQLLAPLLTADVPGTRIDLRPYYLPMSSLFEDRDRLEVADAGPARDPDFSRARGKLAIVQGDPGDYLAFTERAQEAGARGVVMVAAQDQTAWTRWRPNGTTRTAVPLIRISHEEGEALRDRAESRRTQVTFRSTPASPYLYDVMQVSAGHIPDRVVHTVREHEGARVQSRYTDTGDPDWASAQRISWRPHQTVALLDSPRDVATGEERTEYITGGDTVWQHFVHYVLPWQYDFPVTAIALRGEQRAYQARERETESWFAGPVRPAIPVGHARPSVRVGDTLSVRIPEFTDAHGHHGPAIGGDQIAATLHADGELVGEAGSGSADFAVPAGAGDYRLDLTTARGGDAWTFATATATSWRFRSDTGTEEGTPLPLLQLDYDLGVNTDNAVGRGRQHTVDIAVRHQDGLAAPRRVSLDVEASWDDGETFVDAQRIRERRDNAFEVTLKRPSDIRSDARVTLRVTATDAAGNQVSQTVERAYLHRR
- a CDS encoding helix-turn-helix transcriptional regulator; amino-acid sequence: MLDAAGLSVDEEAVYRLLVTVWSATADEVAGRVGRPVGEAAEVLALLERRGLAHRVEHPAGAYSASPPDVALLPELQRRSVALDRARAAVTDLLDTYRDTLRRHDPGQLIEVVTGAEALRRRIHQVQSDARHEMLWFCKAQYVAMSSESNTTEFEALARGVRYRVLYERAYFDGAGAVDSLVAGVRAGEEARSVPALPLRMAIADRELAICPLVPGGPQGSPEQPTAAVVRGSSLLEALLALFERSWEHGVPLRVDASGALRGTTDDADGERLSASDRHLLSLLVAGVTDKAIASQLRLSQRTVQRRVQGLMVVTGAATRMQLAWLAARKGLI
- a CDS encoding response regulator yields the protein MIHTLLVDDQQLVRAGLRMLCESTDDIAVVGEAAHGADAVRLAAEVTPDVVLMDLRMPGMDGTGATRRILAERPATRVVVLTTFDDDEHLYPALDAGVCGFLAKDAAPNELLDAIRQAAAGGSPFSGAVLARVVAQATTAWRAERPPARPPALTERERQVLACVGAGLSNAEIAARMHVGLTTVKTHIGSLMRKTASPTRVRLAIFAIRHGLAGA